A window of the Corythoichthys intestinalis isolate RoL2023-P3 chromosome 6, ASM3026506v1, whole genome shotgun sequence genome harbors these coding sequences:
- the slc13a5b gene encoding Na(+)/citrate cotransporter, with amino-acid sequence MPLHKRLLSVKNELILFTTPLLLLPLPLVIATSQAECAYVIILMAVYWCTEVLPLAVTALLPALLFPLFGIMESQSVCMQYLKDTNLLFVGGLMVAVAVEHWNLHKRIALRVLLLVGVRPALLMLGFMGVTAFLSMWISNTATTAMMVPIVQAVLEELNNSEGQMPVILSSEEFQKPEVDIKQEKTTEMTGPIVVTFLDASVEVTRQKEAQERQKICKGMTLCVCYAASIGGTATLTGTGPNLVLKGQMSQLFPGNGDVINFASWFGFAFPNMILMLVLAWLWLQFVFMGFNFKKTWGCGAEKTEKEVAAYEVIRGQHRRLGPMSFGELSILGLFILLVVLWFSRDPGFVSGWATHIFNSKAEYVTDATVALFVAILLFILPSRPPPFCSWRTQSFDTVSHQTSSSAPRLLTWKVVQKKLPWGIVLLLGGGFALAKGSEVSGLSRWMGDQMSPLQSIPPWAIAIILCLLIATFTECTSNVATATLFLPILASMSQSIGINPLFVMVPCTLSASFAFMLPVATPPNAIVFSYGYLKVSDMAKTGIVMNIIGIMCITLAINTWGRAMFHLDSFPTWANATGP; translated from the exons ATGCCTTTGCACAAGCGTTTGCTGTCGGTGAAGAATGAGCTCATACTCTTCACAACTCCGCTCCTTCTTTTGCCTCTGCCGCTCGTTATCGCCACCTCg CAAGCAGAATGTGCCTATGTGATCATCCTCATGGCGGTGTACTGGTGCACCGAGGTCTTGCCCCTGGCGGTGACGGCCTTGCTCCCTGCACTCCTCTTCCCTCTTTTTGGCATCATGGAGTCCCAGAGT gTATGCATGCAGTACCTAAAAGACACCAACCTGTTGTTTGTCGGTGGTCTGATGGTGGCTGTGGCCGTGGAACACTGGAACCTACATAAGCGAATCGCCTTGAGGGTGCTCCTGCTCGTCGGCGTGCGTCCTGCACT GCTGATGCTGGGCTTCATGGGTGTGACAGCCTTCTTGTCCATGTGGATCAGCAACACAGCCACTACAGCCATGATGGTGCCCATCGTCCAAGCTGTGCTGGAGGAGCTCAACAACAGCGAGGGGCAGATGCCTGTCATCCTGAGCTCAGAGGAGTTCCAGAAGCCAGAAGTAGACATCAAGCAGGAGAAAACAACGGAAATGACAG GCCCCATTGTGGTGACTTTCTTGGACGCCTCCGTTGAAGTGACACGACAAAAGGAGGCACAGGAAAGACAGAAGATATGCAAAGGGATGACCCTTTGCGTTTGCTATGCCGCCAGCATCGGCGGTACTGCTACGCTGACGGGGACTGGTCCCAACTTGGTGCTCAAAGGACAAATGAGCCA ACTGTTTCCTGGAAATGGCGATGTGATCAATTTTGCTTCCTGGTTTGGATTCGCGTTCCCCAACATGATCCTCATGCTGGTGCTGGCCTGGCTGTGGCTGCAGTTTGTTTTCATGGGATTCAA CTTCAAGAAAACGTGGGGCTGTGGTGCTGAAAAGACAGAGAAGGAGGTGGCTGCCTACGAAGTGATCCGGGGGCAACATCGCCGTCTGGGGCCCATGTCCTTTGGAGAGCTGAGCATCCTGGGTCTCTTCATTCTGCTTGTGGTTTTGTGGTTCTCCAGGGATCCCGGGTTTGTGTCCGGCTGGGCCACACACATCTTTAACTCCAAAGCAGA GTATGTCACAGACGCCACTGTGGCCCTCTTCGTTGCCATCCTCCTTTTTATCCTTCCCTCCAGACCTCCACCTTTTTGCTCATGGAGGACACAAAGTTTTGACACAG TATCCCATCAGACATCTAGCTCTGCTCCACGTCTGCTAACATGGAAGGTGGTCCAGAAGAAATTACCATGGGGAATTGTACTGCTTCTTGGTGGAGGATTTGCACTGGCCAAGGGGAGTGAG GTGTCAGGACTTTCCAGGTGGATGGGAGACCAAATGAGCCCCTTGCAAAGTATCCCACCCTGGGCAATTGCCATTATCTTGTGTCTCCTCATTGCAACCTTCACAGAGTGCACCAGCAATGTGGCTACTGCCACGCTCTTCCTGCCCATTTTAGCATCAATG TCGCAGTCCATTGGAATTAACCCTCTGTTCGTCATGGTGCCTTGTACTCTGAGTGCCTCCTTTGCTTTCATGCTGCCCGTGGCCACGCCACCAAACGCCATAGTCTTTTCCTACGGATACCTCAAGGTTTCAGATATG GCAAAGACTGGAATAGTCATGAACATCATTGGCATAATGTGCATCACACTGGCCATTAACACCTGGGGGCGGGCCATGTTTCACCTGGATTCCTTTCCAACATGGGCCAACGCCACTGGGCCGTGA